Proteins found in one Bacillus subtilis subsp. subtilis str. 168 genomic segment:
- the comX gene encoding competence pheromone precursor (pheromone peptide aa 46->55, geranyl-modified) (Evidence 1a: Function from experimental evidences in the studied strain; PubMedId: 11751817, 12067344, 14679219, 16407988, 17240141, 18323630, 21636272, 21821957, 28326143, 28391484; Product type f: factor), producing MQDLINYFLNYPEALKKLKNKEACLIGFDVQETETIIKAYNDYYLADPITRQWGD from the coding sequence ATGCAAGACCTAATTAACTACTTTTTAAATTATCCTGAGGCTTTAAAAAAATTGAAAAATAAAGAAGCCTGCCTTATAGGTTTTGATGTGCAAGAAACTGAAACAATAATTAAAGCTTATAATGATTATTATCTGGCTGATCCAATAACCCGTCAATGGGGTGATTAA
- the comQ gene encoding isoprenyl transferase (pre-ComX modification) (Evidence 1a: Function from experimental evidences in the studied strain; PubMedId: 11751817, 12067344, 14679219, 16407988, 16452308, 17240141, 22878193, 24425772, 25036949; Product type e: enzyme), translated as MKEIVEQNIFNEDLSQLLYSFIDSKETFSFAESTILHYVVFGGENLDVATRLGAGIEILILSSDIMDDLEDEDNHHALWMKINRSESLNAALSLYTVGLTSIYSLNNNPLIFKYVLKYVNEAMQGQHDDITNKSKTEDESLEVIRLKCGSLIALANVAGVLLATGEYNETVERYSYYKGIIAQISGDYYVLLSGNRSDIEKNKHTLIYLYLKRLFNDASEDLLYLISHKDLYYKSLLDKEKFQEKLIKAGVTQYISVLLEIYKQKCISAIEQLNLDKEKKELIKECLLSYTKGDTRCKT; from the coding sequence ATGAAGGAGATTGTGGAGCAAAACATATTTAACGAGGATTTGTCACAACTTCTTTACTCATTTATTGATTCTAAAGAAACATTCTCCTTTGCTGAATCCACAATCTTACATTATGTTGTTTTTGGAGGGGAGAATTTAGATGTTGCAACAAGGCTTGGCGCGGGAATAGAAATTCTTATTCTTTCATCAGATATTATGGATGATCTTGAAGATGAAGATAATCACCATGCATTATGGATGAAAATTAATCGCTCGGAGTCGTTAAATGCAGCACTTTCCTTGTATACAGTAGGATTAACGAGTATTTATTCATTAAATAACAATCCTCTAATTTTTAAATATGTTTTAAAATACGTAAACGAGGCCATGCAAGGTCAACATGACGATATCACTAATAAATCTAAAACAGAAGATGAAAGTTTAGAAGTAATTAGATTAAAATGTGGAAGTCTGATTGCACTAGCAAATGTAGCAGGTGTTTTATTGGCTACAGGAGAATATAATGAAACAGTTGAAAGATATTCCTACTATAAAGGGATTATAGCTCAAATTTCTGGAGATTATTATGTTCTTTTATCCGGAAATCGCAGTGATATTGAAAAAAACAAACATACACTGATTTACTTATATCTTAAGCGCCTTTTTAATGATGCTTCGGAAGATTTATTATACTTAATTTCACATAAAGACTTATATTATAAATCGTTACTTGATAAAGAGAAATTCCAAGAAAAATTAATTAAAGCGGGAGTTACTCAATACATTTCGGTATTATTGGAAATATATAAACAGAAATGTATTTCTGCTATAGAACAATTAAATTTAGATAAAGAAAAAAAAGAGCTAATAAAGGAATGCTTATTAAGTTATACAAAGGGGGATACAAGATGCAAGACCTAA
- the degQ gene encoding pleiotropic regulator (Evidence 1a: Function from experimental evidences in the studied strain; PubMedId: 1901055, 16251307, 16942812, 17827323, 21965392, 26302846, 27920766; Product type r: regulator), with translation MEKKLEEVKQLLFRLELDIKETTDSLRNINKSIDQLDKYNYAMKIS, from the coding sequence ATGGAAAAGAAACTTGAAGAAGTAAAACAATTGTTATTCCGACTCGAACTTGATATTAAAGAAACGACAGATTCATTACGAAACATTAACAAAAGCATTGATCAACTCGATAAATACAATTATGCAATGAAAATTTCGTGA
- a CDS encoding hypothetical protein (Evidence 5: Unknown function), which produces MLKLRKILNLLDFNGFRIFTKQDYSPSYRIFKIEYAILGVS; this is translated from the coding sequence GTGCTGAAATTGAGAAAGATTCTTAATCTCCTTGATTTTAACGGGTTTCGCATTTTCACTAAGCAAGACTATAGTCCTTCATACCGTATTTTCAAAATTGAATATGCGATTCTTGGCGTTTCCTGA
- the cotIC gene encoding inner spore coat protein (Evidence 1a: Function from experimental evidences in the studied strain; PubMedId: 16321932; Product type cp: cell process) yields the protein MRYRYPWFYVYPYEVRRPPAPANNIDTFIRSAKQAAGIFADAQLVLSRIAGSRELSRRILTAAEQSDKQTIRRLIKQMGVRHEVDTVFNPDGIYISLIGTQSRMILALRWSEDRNHFASIRL from the coding sequence ATGAGATATCGTTATCCCTGGTTTTACGTGTATCCGTATGAGGTACGCCGTCCGCCCGCTCCTGCCAACAATATTGATACCTTTATCCGTTCAGCGAAGCAGGCCGCAGGGATATTTGCGGATGCCCAGCTCGTTCTCAGCCGCATTGCGGGCTCGCGGGAGCTTTCGCGCCGCATTCTGACCGCAGCCGAACAGTCTGATAAACAAACTATAAGGCGCCTGATCAAACAAATGGGCGTCCGGCATGAAGTGGATACGGTCTTTAATCCCGACGGCATCTATATCAGCCTTATCGGAACGCAAAGCCGAATGATTCTTGCTTTGCGGTGGTCAGAGGACCGCAATCATTTTGCGTCCATAAGATTATGA
- the pdeH gene encoding cyclic di-GMP phosphodiesterase (Evidence 1a: Function from experimental evidences in the studied strain; PubMedId: 17153922, 23893111, 28536559; Product type e: enzyme), which yields MRVFVARQPIFNRKEQVVAYELLYRESEENVYSAKDGDQATTDLVINSFLNIGIEKLTEGKRCFVNFTESLMFSNLPTSFNPKQLVIEILEDIPITPALISRCKELKKMGYMLALDDFYAINPQDEDLLEKLMSYIDILKIDFLKTTRMERRTILQTYGCRGLIFLAEKVETRKEYKQAVQDGFQLFQGYFFSEPRIISGHDLSTHFYSYYELLNELSKEQPNIKRVTEYIERDLSLSYQILKFLNSSHSRLSQKIESIQQAIMLLGFNEIKRWIYILSFKDLSRKGHSSKHEIIKISLIRAKLCELLARKTSRPQPASYMLIGMFSLIDTLLHREIEEIVQELPLKDEVGQALLGHQNDYYQMLELVKLIESNNWDTCSELGNQLDKEEAYECYLEALEWCHNLMDAK from the coding sequence ATGAGGGTGTTTGTTGCAAGACAGCCTATTTTTAATAGAAAAGAACAGGTTGTTGCTTATGAACTGCTGTATAGAGAAAGCGAAGAGAACGTGTATAGCGCTAAAGACGGCGATCAGGCAACAACAGATTTGGTGATCAACAGCTTTTTAAACATCGGAATTGAGAAGCTGACGGAAGGGAAACGCTGTTTTGTTAATTTTACGGAAAGCCTGATGTTTTCGAATCTTCCCACCTCCTTCAATCCGAAACAGCTTGTCATTGAAATCCTTGAAGATATACCGATCACGCCGGCCCTCATTTCTAGATGCAAAGAATTGAAAAAAATGGGGTATATGCTGGCGCTTGATGATTTTTATGCAATAAATCCGCAAGATGAGGACTTACTGGAAAAACTCATGAGCTATATTGATATATTGAAAATTGATTTTCTCAAAACAACACGAATGGAACGCAGAACAATTTTGCAAACCTACGGCTGCCGCGGCCTGATTTTTTTAGCGGAAAAAGTAGAGACCCGAAAAGAATATAAACAGGCGGTCCAAGACGGCTTTCAATTATTCCAAGGCTACTTTTTCAGCGAGCCGCGCATCATCAGCGGGCATGACCTATCGACTCATTTCTATTCTTACTATGAACTGCTTAACGAACTGAGTAAAGAGCAGCCTAACATAAAGCGTGTGACAGAGTACATAGAGCGGGATTTATCACTGTCCTATCAAATTTTAAAATTTTTAAACTCATCCCACAGCCGTTTGAGCCAGAAAATTGAAAGCATTCAACAGGCCATTATGCTGCTGGGATTTAATGAAATCAAACGGTGGATATATATTCTTTCCTTTAAGGATTTAAGCAGGAAAGGGCATTCCAGCAAGCACGAAATCATTAAGATTTCTCTGATAAGAGCAAAGCTTTGCGAACTGCTGGCGAGAAAGACATCCCGGCCGCAGCCTGCTTCTTATATGCTGATCGGAATGTTTTCTCTCATAGACACCCTCCTGCATAGAGAAATAGAGGAAATTGTTCAAGAATTGCCTTTAAAAGATGAAGTCGGGCAAGCATTATTAGGCCATCAAAACGACTACTACCAAATGCTTGAGCTTGTGAAATTAATTGAAAGCAACAACTGGGACACTTGCTCAGAATTAGGCAATCAACTGGACAAAGAAGAAGCGTATGAATGTTATTTAGAGGCTCTGGAATGGTGTCATAATCTTATGGACGCAAAATGA